The DNA sequence AGTTTTTTGAGGAATTCATTTTAAAAACTTTTTAGCTAGAATATTGGATGTGATTAGTTTTGAAGGATCCCCTTGTCTTCTTGGACAAATTTTTACATTTTTTAAAGGACTTTTAGTTATTTTTTCTAACATAGTCAAACATTCTTTAACTGTGTATCCTTTGTTTGAACCTAAATTAACAGCAATAGTTTTATTTTTAATATCATTTAAATAATTAACTGCCAATAAATGAGCATTAGCTAAATCAACAACATGGATAAAATCTCGCAAACAAGTTCCATCTTTAGTATCCTTATAATCATTACCAAAAATTTTAAATTCATTGTTGTTTAAATAAGACATAACTAAACGCGGAATCAATAAAGTAGTTTTTTTATTAAATATACCTAATTTATAGTCATCACTAGCGCCTGCAACATTAAAATATCGCAAAATAACAGATTTAATACCATAAGCATGTTCTGCAGCTTTCAATAAAAATTCACAAGTTAATTTACTAGAACCATAAGGATTAATTGGATTTTTAACATCATCTTCAAAAATAGGTAATTTTTCAGGATTGCCATATACTGCTGCTGTTGAAGAAAAAATAATTTTTTTTATTTTATTTTCTTTCATTACTTCTAAAATATTTATTAATCCACCAACATTGTTTTTGTAATATTCTAAAGGTTTAGAAACTGATTCAGATACAATTATTTTTGCAGCAAAATGCATAATCACATCAGGTTTAATTTTCTTAACTGCTAAAGTTAATTTTTTATAATCTAATTGTGAACCTTGCATAAATTTAACAGATTTAGGTAAGGCCTTTTTTGTTCCTGTTGATAAATCATCAAAAACTAAAATTTGATTTTTTTTATTTTGTGCTAAAAGATGAGCTACATTTGATCCAATATAACCAGCACCACCAATAAGTAAATATTTCATATTGTATTTATTCCTTTAATCAATTTTATCGTTTAAATAATCTAATATCTCTTTTGTTCCGCTTAATACATCTTCATCAGATAAATTTTTAGTAATTTCATCTAGAGTTCTAAAATAATCTGATTTTTCAAGTAAATCGTTATGTAAATCATTGTTATCCAAAGAGGATTCGTCCTCTACTAATTGTGATTCACTTAAATTATCTATATCTCATGTTATATTTTCTTGAAAATCATTTAATAATTCTTGAGTAACATTTAAAGATTCATTGTAATCGTTAAAAGATTCTATTAATGGATTTTCGTCAATTTTAAATTCATTTAATTCAAAATCATTTTTATCATCAGAAACATTATTTAAATTAGATGGTAAAAAATCATTTTCTTTTTGAGTAACGTTTTTGATAATTTCTAATTTTTTGATTTCTGTTGGTTTAATATAATTTTTATATAAATAACTGTCGTTTTGAACTGAAGGAATAATTTCAATCACTTCATCATTAGTTGAATCATAATAAAATAAACCTATATTTTTAATGTCATCTTTTGGAAGTGGCAAATTAGTAATAATATCTTTCACTTCATCTAAAATTTTTTCATTAGTAACATAGATATAATAAAAATCCACAAAATTATTTGGTTTTTGATTTTGCAACAATTGATAAATAATTTTTTCAAAAAAAACAAGATCATTTGCAAACATGTAACCAATCAATATTTTTTTGTCTAGAAAATAACAAAGAATTTTAAATTTGATATCATCATTAACCTTATAATCTTCAAAAGATCACATGTTATTAGATGAATCATTAAAAATTGATTTAATTTTTTTATCCATAATTTTTTATATAAATCCTTTAATATTTTCAACAATATTCAAATTAATCATTTTGTTTAATAAGTAATTTAAATAATTGCTCAACAATTTTCATTGTCATTAATTTTCGATAAACACTGCGGACTACAGAATCATTAATTTCATGTTCAGATTCGCCCGAAGTTGCTAATCATTTGTCAACTTCACTTTTTTCAATTCTACCTTCATATTCATAAGCACGATCTATGATAACAATACAAAAATAATATAGACCCACTGGTTTATTTTCGGTGTTAGTTGGACCAGCAATTCCTGTTACACTTATGGAAATATCAGAATTAAAATTCTTTATTGCTCCTATTGCCATTTCTTTTGCAACTTCTGATGATATTACACCGTGTTCTCTAATAGTTGCATCTTTAACATTTAATAATTTTTTCTTCATCTCTGATGTATATGTAATAACTCCACCTTTATACACAGATGAAGCATTAGGAGCTCCAACTAATGTTGAAGCAATCATTCCACCAGTAACTGATTCTGCTGTTGATAATGTGTATTTATTTTTAATTAATTTATCAATTATAAAATCTTTATAATCCTTCATAATACTCAAAAATCTCTAATATTTAATAAATGAACATATAGATATATTTTATATTTATTTAGTTGTGTTTTTAGAATTTATTAATTTTGTTACTTTTTTAAAATAAATTCAACAAGAAATAATACTAAATAAAATAGCAATTCAATAAGGTAACATTTGGATTAATCAAAATCAAAGTTGCTTATCAATATTTAAATTATTATTAATGGAAAAAGTAAAAAAAAACAATGATAAAATACAACTCAACATTTGAAATATTGTTTTTAATTTTCCAAAAATGTTAGCAGAAATAATTATATTTTTATTCAATGCAAACATTCTAAATCCATCCATTAAAATATCTCGCACAATAAAAATAATTACTAAAGAAAAATGCACAATACCTTGAGCGGCAAAAGCAATTAACAATGAATTAATTAAAATTTTATCCGCAATAGGATCTCACATTTTTCCTCAATCAGATATTACATTTCATTTTCTTGCTAAATATCCATCAAGTCAATCTGAAATTGAAGAAATTATAAATAAAATTCCCGCAACAAAAAAACCTATAGAGATTTTTAAACTTATTTGTGAATTTATAAATAAAAAATTAAATTCATAAAAAATATTTGTTTGCAATGAAATTAATAAAATAATTGGTACAAATAAAATAATTCTAAATATTGTTAATAAATTTGGTATATTGGTTTTTTTCATGTAAGACTAAAAATCTAATTGACCGTGAACACGTGGGAATGGAATTGCATCACGAATATTATCAATTCCAGTTAAATACATAACTAATCGATCAAAACCTAATCCAAAACCACTAGAAGCATAATAACCATATTTTCTTAAATCTAAATATCATTGAATAGAAGAAATATCAATGTTTAACTCACGACAACGTTGCATTAACTTTTGGTAATTATCTTCACGTTGGCTACCGCCACATAATTCTCCAACACCCGGAACTAATAAATCAACTGCAGCAACAGTTATGCCATCATTATTTTGCTTCATGTAAAATGCTTTTGTTTCTTTTGGATAGTTAATTACAAAAACAGGACTATTAAAAACCTTTTCACAAATATATCTTTCATGTTCAGTTCCTAAATCCATTCCAAAATAAATGTTTTTATTTTCAAAATTAACACCTTTTGAAACAGCAATTTTTAAATGCTCAATTACTTCTTTATATTCAATTTTTGCAAAATCATTTGAAACAATAGATTTTAAATTAGAAATTAAATTTTTATTTATATTGTCATTACAATATTGCAATTCACTTTTAGCATAATTTGTTAAATAAAGAATTGAATGTTTAATCATTAATTCCATTATCTTAATTAGTTGATCTAATGATGTGAAAGCCATTTCTGGTTCTAACATTCAAAATTCTGATAAATGTCTATTTGTGTGTGATTTTTCAGCTCGAAACGTTGGACCAAAAGTAAATACTCTTTTATACACTTGAGCATATGCTTCAGCAGCCATTTGCCCTGTAACTGTTAGTAAAGCTTTTTTTCCAAAAAAATTATGTTCAAATGGGCTATCAACTTGAAAAAATTCACCCGCTCCTTCACTATCGTTTGATGTAATTATTGGAGAATGAATATATGTAAAATCATTATTTTTGAAAAATTCAAATATTGAATTGCTTAATTCGCTACGAATCTTCATAATGCTATAGAATTTATTTGTTCGGCCTCTAAGGTGAGCTATGGAACGTAAAAACTCATTACTATGATGCTTTTTTTGAATTGGATAATCTATATCTGATTTTTTTAATACTTGAATTTTTTCGGCACGAATTTCAAATGGTTGTTTAGCTTGAGGCGTTACAACAACAATCCCTTGTACTTTTATACTAGCACTCAAACTAAGATTTTTTAATTCGTCATAATTTTCAATATTTTCTTTTTTATAAACTATTTGAACATGTTCTAAAGTCGAACCATCATTTAAAGAAATAAAACCAATAGATCCACTTTCGCGATTGGCTCTAACTCATCCAACTAAATTAACTTGAATATTATTTAAATTTTGATACTCATTTCACAATACTTTGTTTGTATCAATAGTAGTTTTTTTATCATGATTTATATAATTTTTTTCCATAAAAAGATAATTTCCAACAATCTATTTGAGTTTTAATAAATATTTACAAATTTGTTATATGTTTTGTATAAATTATACTATATAAATTAACTTTGAAATATTTCTAATAATCATTAAAAACATACTAATTAATTTAAAAAGTATAATTAAATAAAAATTAAAAAATTAACTAAAATTACAATGAAAATAAAAGATGAAAAAGAAATTTACAAATGTGATTATAGAGAACAATGAATTTTTGATGATTTATATGTTCTAATTAATAATCAAATTAAAAATAATACATACATCATTAAAAATAAAAATGAAGCAATAATAATTGATCCTAGTTTCAATGGTAAAAAAGTTATTAAGTTTTTAAAAGACAATAAAATTCAACATATAGTAATTTTAATTACTCATGGTCATTTCGACCATGTTGGTCAAAGTGTTGAAGTCGCAGAACATTTCAATTGCAAAATTTATATTCATGAAAAAGATTTAGAATTAAAAACAAAATATCAAACTAAATATTTTGAGTTTTTAGATGAAAAAGATAATCTTTTTAAAAAATTTGTTAGTTTTAAAGCAAAAATGCCGAAATTACCATTAAAAAATTTTAATGTAAAAATTTTAGAAACACCTGGTCATACACCTGGAAGTGTGTGTTATTTAATAAATAACTATGTTTTTACAGGGGATTTTATATTTGATGTAGATATTGGAAGAACTGATTTTGAATATTCAGATAAGAAATTAATGACTCAAAGTTTAAAAAAGTTTATAAATAATTTTAAAAATAAAAATTTTTATATGTTTCCGGGTCATGAAGAATGAACAAAAATTGACGATTTAAAAATAATTAATCCTTTTGTTAAAAATTTTTTTAAATAGTTTTTTGTTTAAAAAAATTTTTGTGTTTTAAAATAGTCTTTTTTATTTCTGAAGAAGAAATCGATTTATAAACATTATCACTAAATAGAACTATTGTTTCTAAATCTGGATTTAATTCTTTATTTACTGAAGCATTATATAATTGCTGTTTCATGTCTCTAATATTGCGAACACCTGAAATTAAATATTTAGCTTTATATTTTTTAGCAGCATCAACAATATATTTTGATCACAAAATAACTTTTATATTTTTAAAATTTAAACTTTTAATAATTTTTTGTACTTCAATTTTTCGTTTGTGAAGTGATGTTTTTTGTTGTTTATCAATATTTATAGAAACACAAACTATTACTTCATCAAATAATTTTGATGCTTTTTCAATAATATGAATGTGCCCAATATGTATAGGATCAAAACTTCCTGGAAATAATGCAATTTTTTTTGACATTATTCTTTTAATTTTATTTGATTATAGGGCAATAAAACTGTTGTTTCTTTTCCCATAAAATCTACTAAAATTTTTGCTTCTTTTTTATTGTTATCAAGTTCTATTATTTGACCATCAATATTTTCATAATCTCCAACTAATATAGTAACTGTGTGACCAATTTTAAATTCAAAATTTTCATTAAAATTAATGTTATCGTTATTACTTAAAACTTTTTGTTCTGGCATTAATTTAGATGTTTCATTTAAATCTAAATTTTTAGAAATGGAATTTATTTCAGTTGTAGGATCTTCTATGGGTTTAATAATGATATCGCTAACATCTGTTATAGTTTGAATTTTAGTTTTTGGTTTATTATTCTCATTATCAAAACCTATCAACTTACCGTTTTCATCAAATTTATCAATAGGCACTTCAATAATAGCATTTGGTGTAACAATAGCTCTATATTCTGGGTCAGACGATTCACCAGATAATAACATTTCTTCATCAAAAGTAATTGGTATAGGTTTTGCACCTTTTCCAGATGAACCCACTAAACCACTAATATTTTGAGCATTACGAACAGCAAACCATGTATCGTCATTCATAATCATTTTTACATAAATGTATCCAGGAAACTTGTTACGATCTATTATTTTAACTTTTAGATATTTACCATCTCCTAAAAATTTTCAATAAATGTTTGCAGAATTGCGCATATTTCTAGGCGGTAATTTTTGGGGATTATTATCATCAAAAATTTCTTCTATAACTTCACGTCTCTTGATAGTTTTAGCATCTACAATATATTCATCAAAATGCATTGCTTGTACTTTTGCTTTTAAATTTTTGATAACAGTATCTTCATTGCCATTTATGCAAGTAGTAATAAATCACTGTATTGGAATATTTTTATTTTTTTTTGACATGTTTATAAATCTCTATTCTTTAACTATTTAAAATACCTAACGCAATAAAAATTTCTGTAACCCCAAAAAATAATGCTGTTAATATTAAAACTATCAATGCCACAATTAAAAAACTAGTTATTAAATATCTAGGTGATGGTCAAGAAATTCTTTTCGATTCTTTATTCATTCCATATCATCATTGTTTCATCACAAATTTAAATGAACGTCTTTCATGCTTGTGATATTGCAAATCATTTAATTTTGATTGTTCTTTATCTTTTTTTCTTTTTTCTTTGACACGTTCTTTTAACTCTTTATGAACTTTTATAACATCTGGATCTTCATATTCAGAAAGAGCAGTGTGTTTTAAACGAGAACGTTCATGAACACCAGAATTATCAATTTGTTCATCTTTGATATTATCATTTTTATTTGACATTAGCGAGACTCCTTGTGTAAGGTTTTTAAATTACACTTTGAACAATATTTTTTTAATTCAAGTCTTTGTGTTTTTAATTTTGATTTGGTTGTTGAATAGTTTCGTGAGTTACATTCTTCACAAATTAAAATTGATTTAGAACGCATATTGTTTTGTTAAATTTTGGTTTTAAAATAAAAAAACCCAATGCCAAGCAATGAGTTTGTAATTATTATAGCACATTTAAAACTTTTAAATAATGAAAATTACTTATCGTTAAAATGTTTATATATTGTCATCAAAAATCAAAAAAACCATTTTTGCTAAATGGTTTTTTGATTTCATTAAATTATTTGTTTACATTAATTGGTTTTTGTGTATTTTTAAAACTAGAAGGTTGTTTAGGTTCATTATTTATTGGAGCTTGTACTTGTGTGTTGTGTTTTAAGTTAGTTGGGGGTGCAACTTTTTTAACATTAGGATTTGTAGGTTTAGAAGCTTTTAACATTGTTGGACGTTTTTTAATGGAGTTATTTGATAATTTTTTAAACACCGCTCCAATGCTAACAGTTAAATTATCTATTTTTTTATTTGTATGAATAAACATTTCGCGAGTATTTTTATGTAACAAATTAGTTTTTCTATGCATTTTTTTCAAAGGCAATCCAATAGCTAAACCTAGCAATATGATTGAAGCAATAATTGAACCCAAAACAATTCCTAATAAACTATAATTAAATGATTGTTTTGCCAATTCTTCTTTTGAAACTAAAAGATTTATTTTGTCATGTTTAACATTATGTTGTATTAAAACATCTTTAACATCTTGATTATATACATCATATTGAACATTATCTGAAAGAGATTTTAAGGCATTGTTTTGAAGTATTAATTTTTCAGAGTAAATTATTACTTTAGATAAGTTGGGAGAATGATCTAGAAATGCATCATCTTCTATTGAATTAATATTATTAGGTATTGTAATAGTATCTTTTGTTTTACCTAAATCTGTTAACGCAACCATTTTCTCATTGACTATTACATACAAATCATTATTAGAAATAGCAATAGAATTTCTTTCAGCTCCTGAAACAATCAATTTGTCAACAAGTTCTTGTGAATCAACTAAAATTCTTTTTACTCCTTTGTATGTTTTTGAGTCACCACCAAATGATTCTATCTTCATATCTTTTGTAAATTTAAGAATTAGAGAATTACAATTAAGAAAAGCACTTGGGCCTATTTTTTTAAGATTTTTCGGAAAAGTAACGGTTTTCAAAATTTTACAATCTTCTAAAAATGATTCTGGTATTGTTGTCATACTATCTGGTAAAACAATTGATTCCAAACCCGAATTGTCAAAAACATTATTTGAATACTGAATATTAGAATTTGCTTGTAAGTATACATTTCGCAAATTTGTAGTATTGGAAAAAGCATATGATCCAATTTTTTCAATTGAACTAGGAAAGTTAACAAATGTTAAAGAACTGCAACCTTGAAAAGCATAGTCACCAATTTCTTTTAAATGAGTTACAAATAAATTTATACGTTTTAAATTAATACAACCTCTAAAAGCAAGTTTATCAATTTTTTCTATGTTCGGCGCTAAAATTACATTTTTTATAACTTTATTTCAATCAAAAACACTTTCGCCAATAATTTTAACATTTTCAGGAATACTTAATGTTTTTTGTTTTTTGCCTAAATCAGTTAAACCAGTAATTGTGTCTTTGCTATCATTAAATGTAAAAAATGAAGAATTATTTAATTGTGTTTTACTATAATCACTTTCTATTTTTAAAGGGTCAGAATTAATTTTATTTGAATCGTTTTTGTTAATTAAAGAATATTTAGTTGAATTATTTGATTGTTTAACTAAAACATTTGTTCCTATTGAAAAAACTGAAACAAATGATGCAATAAATAAAACAGGCAATAA is a window from the Mycoplasmoides pirum ATCC 25960 genome containing:
- a CDS encoding leucine-rich repeat domain-containing protein yields the protein MPKFLKKLLPVLFIASFVSVFSIGTNVLVKQSNNSTKYSLINKNDSNKINSDPLKIESDYSKTQLNNSSFFTFNDSKDTITGLTDLGKKQKTLSIPENVKIIGESVFDWNKVIKNVILAPNIEKIDKLAFRGCINLKRINLFVTHLKEIGDYAFQGCSSLTFVNFPSSIEKIGSYAFSNTTNLRNVYLQANSNIQYSNNVFDNSGLESIVLPDSMTTIPESFLEDCKILKTVTFPKNLKKIGPSAFLNCNSLILKFTKDMKIESFGGDSKTYKGVKRILVDSQELVDKLIVSGAERNSIAISNNDLYVIVNEKMVALTDLGKTKDTITIPNNINSIEDDAFLDHSPNLSKVIIYSEKLILQNNALKSLSDNVQYDVYNQDVKDVLIQHNVKHDKINLLVSKEELAKQSFNYSLLGIVLGSIIASIILLGLAIGLPLKKMHRKTNLLHKNTREMFIHTNKKIDNLTVSIGAVFKKLSNNSIKKRPTMLKASKPTNPNVKKVAPPTNLKHNTQVQAPINNEPKQPSSFKNTQKPINVNK
- the secE gene encoding preprotein translocase subunit SecE; protein product: MSNKNDNIKDEQIDNSGVHERSRLKHTALSEYEDPDVIKVHKELKERVKEKRKKDKEQSKLNDLQYHKHERRSFKFVMKQWWYGMNKESKRISWPSPRYLITSFLIVALIVLILTALFFGVTEIFIALGILNS
- the pgsA gene encoding CDP-diacylglycerol--glycerol-3-phosphate 3-phosphatidyltransferase, with the translated sequence MKKTNIPNLLTIFRIILFVPIILLISLQTNIFYEFNFLFINSQISLKISIGFFVAGILFIISSISDWLDGYLARKWNVISDWGKMWDPIADKILINSLLIAFAAQGIVHFSLVIIFIVRDILMDGFRMFALNKNIIISANIFGKLKTIFQMLSCILSLFFFTFSINNNLNIDKQLWFWLIQMLPYWIAILFSIISCWIYFKKVTKLINSKNTTK
- a CDS encoding CinA family protein; amino-acid sequence: MKDYKDFIIDKLIKNKYTLSTAESVTGGMIASTLVGAPNASSVYKGGVITYTSEMKKKLLNVKDATIREHGVISSEVAKEMAIGAIKNFNSDISISVTGIAGPTNTENKPVGLYYFCIVIIDRAYEYEGRIEKSEVDKWLATSGESEHEINDSVVRSVYRKLMTMKIVEQLFKLLIKQND
- the rpmG gene encoding 50S ribosomal protein L33, with amino-acid sequence MRSKSILICEECNSRNYSTTKSKLKTQRLELKKYCSKCNLKTLHKESR
- the nusG gene encoding transcription termination/antitermination protein NusG, which encodes MSKKNKNIPIQWFITTCINGNEDTVIKNLKAKVQAMHFDEYIVDAKTIKRREVIEEIFDDNNPQKLPPRNMRNSANIYWKFLGDGKYLKVKIIDRNKFPGYIYVKMIMNDDTWFAVRNAQNISGLVGSSGKGAKPIPITFDEEMLLSGESSDPEYRAIVTPNAIIEVPIDKFDENGKLIGFDNENNKPKTKIQTITDVSDIIIKPIEDPTTEINSISKNLDLNETSKLMPEQKVLSNNDNINFNENFEFKIGHTVTILVGDYENIDGQIIELDNNKKEAKILVDFMGKETTVLLPYNQIKLKE
- the asnS gene encoding asparagine--tRNA ligase, yielding MEKNYINHDKKTTIDTNKVLWNEYQNLNNIQVNLVGWVRANRESGSIGFISLNDGSTLEHVQIVYKKENIENYDELKNLSLSASIKVQGIVVVTPQAKQPFEIRAEKIQVLKKSDIDYPIQKKHHSNEFLRSIAHLRGRTNKFYSIMKIRSELSNSIFEFFKNNDFTYIHSPIITSNDSEGAGEFFQVDSPFEHNFFGKKALLTVTGQMAAEAYAQVYKRVFTFGPTFRAEKSHTNRHLSEFWMLEPEMAFTSLDQLIKIMELMIKHSILYLTNYAKSELQYCNDNINKNLISNLKSIVSNDFAKIEYKEVIEHLKIAVSKGVNFENKNIYFGMDLGTEHERYICEKVFNSPVFVINYPKETKAFYMKQNNDGITVAAVDLLVPGVGELCGGSQREDNYQKLMQRCRELNIDISSIQWYLDLRKYGYYASSGFGLGFDRLVMYLTGIDNIRDAIPFPRVHGQLDF
- a CDS encoding MBL fold metallo-hydrolase, producing MKIKDEKEIYKCDYREQWIFDDLYVLINNQIKNNTYIIKNKNEAIIIDPSFNGKKVIKFLKDNKIQHIVILITHGHFDHVGQSVEVAEHFNCKIYIHEKDLELKTKYQTKYFEFLDEKDNLFKKFVSFKAKMPKLPLKNFNVKILETPGHTPGSVCYLINNYVFTGDFIFDVDIGRTDFEYSDKKLMTQSLKKFINNFKNKNFYMFPGHEEWTKIDDLKIINPFVKNFFK
- the galE gene encoding UDP-glucose 4-epimerase GalE gives rise to the protein MKYLLIGGAGYIGSNVAHLLAQNKKNQILVFDDLSTGTKKALPKSVKFMQGSQLDYKKLTLAVKKIKPDVIMHFAAKIIVSESVSKPLEYYKNNVGGLINILEVMKENKIKKIIFSSTAAVYGNPEKLPIFEDDVKNPINPYGSSKLTCEFLLKAAEHAYGIKSVILRYFNVAGASDDYKLGIFNKKTTLLIPRLVMSYLNNNEFKIFGNDYKDTKDGTCLRDFIHVVDLANAHLLAVNYLNDIKNKTIAVNLGSNKGYTVKECLTMLEKITKSPLKNVKICPRRQGDPSKLITSNILAKKFLKWIPQKTLKDMIQSDLMFRTKNKIF
- the coaD gene encoding pantetheine-phosphate adenylyltransferase, whose protein sequence is MSKKIALFPGSFDPIHIGHIHIIEKASKLFDEVIVCVSINIDKQQKTSLHKRKIEVQKIIKSLNFKNIKVILWSKYIVDAAKKYKAKYLISGVRNIRDMKQQLYNASVNKELNPDLETIVLFSDNVYKSISSSEIKKTILKHKNFFKQKTI